Proteins co-encoded in one Deltaproteobacteria bacterium genomic window:
- a CDS encoding glycosyltransferase, translating into MNHLLVSYHTCPMEEPGVGLAGGMNVFLRGLLAGLAAHGIFTDVLTRGKRRTCGTATPFPGVRIFHLPCGWTEPPTRESAYRSLPRFVREARDLLSGCPASYDAVSAHYWMSGVAAREIFRRPAPFGVSSLGMNRLLLMYHTLEARKTASAGPAPRRFSIARKREEEKLSREAGRVVFLSRHDFERTRKILPAVAGKGSIVPPGVEDSFRCPPSRREARRTLGVPGNAILFLLAARPDPGKNVEAAVRAFRALRKDEANRLLLLVAGQEASGREISEGIAFAGAVPHAGMPSLYAAADAVLCPSEYESFGLVPLEAMAAGAPPVVPLGGYWGKRIRSRGGGLAYAPGRGDGLTGAIRLLSRDGALRKRLAEEGRKAAAEFTWERCTASWVRLLSKCARPGNRR; encoded by the coding sequence GTGAACCACCTTCTCGTTTCCTACCATACATGCCCCATGGAGGAGCCGGGCGTCGGTCTCGCGGGGGGGATGAACGTTTTCCTGCGGGGGCTGCTCGCGGGGCTTGCCGCGCACGGGATCTTCACGGACGTGCTGACGAGAGGGAAAAGGAGGACATGCGGGACCGCGACTCCCTTTCCGGGCGTCCGCATCTTCCATCTCCCGTGCGGGTGGACCGAACCTCCCACGCGCGAGTCGGCATATCGCTCCCTCCCGCGGTTCGTGCGGGAGGCCAGGGACCTGTTATCCGGTTGTCCCGCATCGTATGACGCGGTATCTGCGCATTACTGGATGTCCGGCGTCGCGGCGCGGGAGATCTTCCGCAGGCCGGCGCCGTTCGGCGTCTCCAGTCTCGGCATGAACCGTCTCCTGTTGATGTACCACACGCTGGAGGCGCGAAAGACCGCCTCGGCGGGACCGGCTCCGCGGAGATTTTCCATCGCGAGGAAGCGGGAGGAAGAAAAGCTCTCCCGCGAAGCGGGCCGTGTGGTCTTCCTTTCGCGGCACGACTTCGAGCGGACGCGGAAGATCCTCCCTGCCGTAGCGGGCAAGGGCTCGATCGTCCCACCGGGCGTGGAGGATTCATTCCGCTGTCCGCCGTCGAGGCGCGAGGCCCGGCGAACGCTCGGAGTCCCGGGAAACGCCATCCTGTTCCTTCTCGCCGCCAGGCCGGATCCGGGCAAAAACGTCGAAGCCGCCGTCCGGGCGTTTCGTGCTTTGCGGAAGGATGAGGCGAATCGCCTCCTGCTTCTCGTCGCCGGACAGGAAGCTTCCGGGCGGGAAATATCGGAAGGGATCGCCTTCGCGGGGGCTGTCCCCCATGCGGGGATGCCGTCGCTGTACGCCGCTGCCGACGCGGTCCTGTGCCCGTCGGAATACGAGTCCTTCGGGCTCGTCCCGCTGGAGGCCATGGCCGCGGGGGCGCCGCCGGTCGTGCCCCTTGGAGGGTATTGGGGAAAAAGGATCCGTTCGCGCGGAGGCGGGCTGGCTTATGCTCCGGGGCGGGGCGACGGGCTGACGGGAGCGATTCGCCTTCTAAGCCGGGACGGCGCCTTGAGAAAACGCCTCGCCGAAGAAGGCAGGAAGGCCGCGGCGGAATTTACGTGGGAGAGGTGCACCGCGTCGTGGGTGCGGCTCCTTTCGAAATGCGCCAGGCCCGGTAATCGGCGATGA
- a CDS encoding PhnD/SsuA/transferrin family substrate-binding protein, with protein MISAGSAAAIPVVVALLVFFTGCGSGGPPKVEVLSGSAPGKKLIRVAASDEAYVNFMKVAEAYSRKNEVRFDVSMTQGKNIPGLIGKKTVDIGVAARRFTPEALGPNLSYIPYAYDGAVFVAAPDAKVRSLTLSQVRQILKGKITNWKEVGGANREIRIIDRPRYSAVRMSVDDALFGGEFQDSKSTVVMETSENAYHAMRTFSAYIAFAPISRITVEHFPSVPLTVDGMPPLINNVPVSKYPAKIEYSLILPKDAPPEVTEFAAYMQSVEAVHLLASFALVPAAGKLSLSSCHCRATEGTFSPSRGSSLSGTFTIAVVPELGAIQQENRYAGISRIVAEELGVRTQLKHLETYERVIREFEDGRIDAAIVGSLIYGRLRERMGVIPQARPESGKVSRYQGVVIVRANGGIQNFHGLRGKSFAYVPDTSAGELFCRWLLNRRGAPGERDYFSRVVKVSTHSDAIQMVVEGKVDGAAVKDLVLRRLIEERGKSAFPGLKERIRVIESSPFFPENAFVVSASIDPKQRTKLRDILLSLDAKQEGKTALRVLGADRFIPTSHADYGTLYEMAKEAGYSFGKK; from the coding sequence ATGATATCCGCGGGCAGCGCCGCCGCCATACCGGTCGTTGTCGCCCTTCTCGTGTTTTTTACGGGGTGCGGGAGCGGCGGTCCGCCGAAAGTCGAAGTCCTTTCCGGGTCCGCGCCCGGCAAGAAACTGATCCGCGTGGCGGCTTCGGACGAAGCGTACGTCAATTTCATGAAGGTGGCCGAGGCCTATTCCCGGAAAAACGAGGTCCGGTTCGACGTTTCCATGACCCAGGGGAAGAACATCCCGGGGCTGATCGGGAAGAAGACCGTTGATATCGGCGTCGCCGCCCGCCGCTTCACCCCGGAGGCGCTGGGTCCGAACTTGAGTTACATCCCCTATGCGTACGACGGAGCGGTCTTCGTTGCCGCTCCGGATGCCAAGGTGCGGTCGCTTACCCTCTCGCAGGTGCGTCAGATCCTGAAGGGGAAGATAACGAATTGGAAAGAGGTCGGCGGGGCGAACCGCGAGATCCGAATCATCGATCGTCCCCGATACTCTGCGGTTCGCATGTCCGTCGACGACGCCCTGTTCGGTGGCGAGTTCCAGGATTCAAAATCGACCGTCGTCATGGAGACCAGCGAGAACGCCTATCACGCCATGAGGACGTTTTCCGCGTACATCGCTTTCGCCCCCATTTCCCGGATCACCGTAGAGCATTTCCCTTCCGTTCCGTTGACCGTCGACGGGATGCCGCCGCTGATCAACAACGTCCCCGTCTCGAAGTACCCCGCGAAGATCGAATACAGCCTTATCCTTCCGAAGGATGCCCCTCCGGAGGTGACCGAATTCGCCGCGTACATGCAATCGGTCGAGGCCGTCCACCTGCTTGCTTCCTTCGCGCTCGTCCCGGCCGCAGGGAAGCTCTCCCTTTCCTCCTGCCATTGCCGGGCGACGGAGGGGACGTTCAGCCCGTCCCGCGGTTCCTCGCTATCCGGCACGTTTACCATCGCGGTCGTCCCCGAGCTCGGGGCGATCCAGCAGGAGAACCGTTACGCGGGGATCTCCCGGATCGTCGCGGAGGAATTGGGGGTAAGGACGCAACTGAAACACCTGGAGACGTACGAACGCGTGATCCGCGAGTTCGAGGACGGAAGGATCGACGCCGCCATCGTCGGAAGCCTCATCTACGGCCGGTTGCGTGAGCGGATGGGGGTGATACCTCAGGCGCGTCCCGAATCGGGCAAGGTGTCCCGCTACCAGGGCGTCGTAATCGTCCGCGCGAACGGCGGGATACAGAACTTCCATGGCCTCCGGGGCAAATCCTTCGCGTATGTCCCCGACACTTCGGCGGGAGAGCTTTTCTGCCGCTGGTTACTGAACCGGAGAGGAGCGCCGGGGGAACGGGATTATTTTTCCCGGGTCGTGAAAGTATCAACCCATTCCGACGCGATCCAGATGGTGGTGGAGGGCAAGGTGGACGGCGCGGCCGTGAAGGACCTGGTCCTGAGACGGCTGATCGAGGAGCGCGGGAAGAGCGCGTTTCCGGGACTGAAGGAGCGCATACGTGTGATCGAGTCCTCACCCTTCTTCCCCGAGAATGCCTTCGTGGTCAGCGCGTCGATCGATCCGAAGCAGAGAACGAAGCTGCGCGACATCCTGCTTTCCCTGGACGCGAAGCAGGAGGGGAAGACCGCGTTGCGGGTGCTCGGCGCGGACCGCTTCATTCCAACCTCGCACGCCGACTACGGGACACTGTATGAGATGGCGAAGGAGGCAGGCTACTCCTTCGGGAAAAAATGA
- a CDS encoding GNAT family N-acetyltransferase, with protein MLRFIERIEDVSRQEWESVIARTYRPSPFFSPRFLVPWAGAFAAGLQLRILRWERDGKAEGFLFLCRSPDGEGWELLGGEDVSDSLDAVVAAGEEERFWREFLASAREAIPGGFLSMPNLVEGSRSLSILPAICKETGNGFRLVETDRSPFIPLPNSFETYVAGLGKKERHELRRKLRRAYESDPSLAFRVSGSREELARDFPSFVALHRMSHPEKRRFMDSRMERFFRDVAEEFFSAGKLRLAFLRGAKGDVAAAFQIESDGTLFLYNSGFDPSAAGASPGLVLLARCIEDAISRGLGEYDFLRGRERYKYDLGARDRIVYRAVLDTP; from the coding sequence TTGCTGCGTTTCATCGAGCGGATCGAGGACGTGTCCCGGCAGGAGTGGGAATCAGTCATCGCACGCACGTACCGTCCATCCCCGTTTTTCTCTCCCCGGTTTCTCGTTCCGTGGGCGGGCGCTTTCGCAGCCGGCCTCCAATTGCGCATCCTGCGGTGGGAAAGGGACGGCAAGGCCGAAGGGTTCCTCTTTCTCTGCCGGAGTCCGGACGGCGAGGGATGGGAGCTGCTCGGAGGGGAAGACGTGTCCGATTCGCTGGATGCGGTGGTGGCGGCGGGGGAGGAAGAGAGGTTCTGGCGGGAATTCCTCGCGAGCGCGCGCGAAGCGATCCCCGGCGGGTTTCTGAGCATGCCTAACCTGGTGGAGGGATCCCGTTCCCTTTCCATCCTGCCTGCGATCTGCAAGGAAACGGGGAACGGGTTCCGCCTCGTGGAAACCGACAGGTCCCCTTTCATCCCCCTTCCGAACAGCTTCGAGACGTATGTCGCGGGACTCGGGAAGAAGGAGCGCCACGAGCTGAGGCGCAAGCTTCGCCGTGCTTACGAAAGCGATCCTTCCCTTGCGTTCCGGGTGAGCGGCTCCAGGGAAGAGCTTGCGCGGGATTTCCCCTCCTTCGTGGCCCTGCATCGCATGAGCCATCCGGAAAAGCGCAGGTTCATGGACTCGCGGATGGAACGTTTTTTCAGGGATGTGGCGGAGGAGTTCTTCTCCGCGGGAAAACTGCGACTGGCGTTCCTGCGCGGCGCGAAAGGGGACGTCGCCGCGGCGTTCCAGATCGAATCAGACGGGACCCTCTTTCTCTACAATTCGGGATTCGACCCCTCCGCGGCGGGCGCAAGCCCCGGGCTGGTCCTCCTCGCCCGGTGCATCGAGGACGCGATAAGCAGGGGGCTTGGGGAATACGACTTCCTCCGGGGGAGGGAAAGGTACAAGTACGATCTCGGCGCGCGGGACCGTATCGTGTACCGGGCCGTCCTGGACACGCCGTGA
- the hisC gene encoding histidinol-phosphate transaminase, with amino-acid sequence MKGYEPGEQPQEGGYIKLNTNENPYPPSQQVRRAIRAEPNDSLRLYPDPDSMRLRRQAALNYGFDPSQVIAGNGSDDLLAMIARAFIGEGDAVCCPVPTYSLYDTLVRIQGGRILGIPYPEDYSLPERLFRNREKVTIVASPNSPSGTAVPCEVLSRLADSVKGLLVVDEAYADFAEENALSLARERTNVIVLRTMSKSFSLAGMRIGLGFGHTGIIGGLNKVKDSYNMNRLSIAAGEAALRDLRWMERNAGRIQKTRKRLSDGLPRTGFEPYPSQANFVLARRAGGKSARPVYEELKKRKILVRYFDTPRLSGCLRITVGTDAEIDALLRALEKIA; translated from the coding sequence ATGAAGGGGTACGAGCCCGGCGAGCAGCCGCAGGAGGGGGGCTACATAAAGCTCAACACGAACGAGAACCCCTACCCCCCGTCGCAGCAGGTGCGACGCGCGATCCGGGCGGAGCCGAACGATTCGTTGCGCCTCTATCCCGACCCGGACTCGATGCGCCTCAGGCGGCAGGCGGCGCTTAACTACGGATTCGATCCGTCCCAGGTGATCGCGGGGAACGGGTCGGACGATCTCCTGGCGATGATCGCCCGGGCTTTCATCGGGGAGGGGGACGCGGTCTGCTGTCCCGTTCCCACATATTCGCTCTACGACACCCTGGTGCGGATCCAGGGGGGGAGGATCCTGGGAATCCCTTACCCGGAAGACTATTCGCTTCCGGAGCGCCTCTTTCGGAACAGGGAGAAGGTCACTATCGTGGCCAGTCCCAATTCCCCGTCGGGAACCGCGGTCCCCTGCGAGGTCCTCTCGCGCCTCGCCGACAGCGTGAAAGGACTCCTTGTCGTGGACGAGGCGTACGCCGACTTCGCGGAGGAAAACGCCCTGTCGCTGGCCAGGGAACGGACGAACGTGATCGTCCTGCGAACGATGTCCAAGTCGTTCTCCCTTGCGGGTATGCGGATAGGACTCGGATTCGGGCACACCGGCATAATCGGGGGACTGAACAAGGTGAAGGATTCATACAATATGAATCGGCTGAGCATAGCGGCCGGTGAGGCCGCGCTCAGGGACCTCCGCTGGATGGAGCGGAACGCGGGAAGGATCCAAAAAACCCGCAAGCGACTTTCCGACGGGCTCCCGCGGACCGGATTCGAGCCGTATCCGTCGCAGGCGAACTTCGTTCTCGCAAGGCGCGCAGGCGGGAAATCGGCGCGGCCGGTTTACGAGGAACTTAAAAAAAGGAAGATCCTCGTGCGGTACTTCGACACTCCGAGGCTGTCCGGCTGCCTGCGCATCACCGTCGGCACGGACGCCGAGATCGACGCCCTGCTCCGGGCTCTCGAGAAGATCGCTTAA
- a CDS encoding pyridoxal phosphate-dependent aminotransferase encodes MPASPEIREAILRGSFIRKMFEEGAVLKAKKGPENVFDFTLGNPYGDPPAQVAREIARLAAYPPPDLHKYMPNAGFADVRGKVAEGMRKGTGLPFTPGLVVMTVGAAGAINVALRAILSPGDEVVVIAPYFVEYFFYVRNAGGVPVVAESTEEFQLDVEAIRRAITPRTKALIVNTPNNPTGAVYPKEALLALSHVLAEGEALTRGPIYVISDEPYRKIVFPGAEFSPPASTIRNTLVAYSHSKDMNLPGERIGYLAVSPRAADAAELADACVFCNRVLGFVNAPSLMQRAVADFQDVNADISVYLRNRNMLVSALREAGFSLVDPGGAFYLFPRSPSGDEMELVAAAREELVLVVPGSGFGRKGHFRIAYCTPTDTVERSIPAWRKLGERFFGKKGGKP; translated from the coding sequence ATGCCGGCATCCCCGGAAATACGCGAGGCGATTCTGCGGGGTTCCTTTATCCGGAAGATGTTCGAGGAAGGCGCCGTTCTGAAGGCGAAAAAGGGGCCGGAAAACGTCTTCGATTTCACGCTCGGCAACCCTTACGGCGACCCTCCCGCCCAGGTGGCCAGGGAAATCGCGAGACTGGCCGCGTATCCGCCTCCCGATCTCCACAAGTACATGCCGAACGCCGGGTTTGCGGACGTCCGCGGCAAGGTGGCGGAAGGGATGCGGAAGGGAACGGGTCTCCCCTTCACGCCGGGCCTTGTCGTGATGACGGTCGGCGCCGCCGGGGCCATCAACGTGGCGCTCCGCGCGATCCTGTCCCCAGGGGACGAGGTCGTGGTGATCGCGCCGTATTTCGTCGAGTATTTCTTCTATGTCAGGAACGCGGGCGGCGTTCCCGTCGTGGCGGAATCCACGGAAGAATTCCAGCTCGACGTGGAGGCGATCCGCCGGGCGATCACTCCCCGCACGAAAGCGTTGATCGTCAACACGCCCAATAATCCGACTGGCGCGGTCTACCCGAAGGAGGCGCTGCTGGCCCTTTCACATGTTCTCGCGGAAGGAGAAGCGCTGACACGCGGGCCGATCTACGTCATCTCCGACGAACCGTACCGGAAGATCGTGTTTCCCGGCGCGGAGTTTTCGCCTCCCGCATCGACGATCCGGAACACCCTCGTCGCCTATTCGCATTCCAAGGACATGAACCTCCCCGGGGAGCGGATCGGCTACCTCGCCGTCAGTCCCCGCGCCGCCGACGCGGCGGAGCTGGCCGACGCCTGCGTGTTCTGCAACCGCGTTCTCGGATTCGTCAATGCGCCGTCCCTCATGCAGCGCGCGGTCGCGGATTTCCAGGACGTGAACGCGGACATCTCCGTGTACCTTCGGAACCGGAACATGCTCGTCTCAGCCCTCCGGGAGGCGGGTTTTTCGCTGGTCGACCCCGGCGGTGCGTTCTATCTTTTTCCCAGGTCTCCTTCCGGAGACGAGATGGAATTAGTCGCGGCGGCGCGCGAGGAATTAGTGCTGGTCGTTCCAGGAAGCGGATTCGGCCGGAAGGGTCACTTCCGCATCGCGTACTGCACCCCTACGGATACGGTTGAACGCTCTATTCCGGCCTGGCGAAAGCTGGGGGAAAGGTTCTTCGGAAAGAAGGGAGGAAAGCCGTGA
- a CDS encoding metallopeptidase family protein, translating into MRREEFQMVMREALDDLPEMFRKALDNVAVVVEDWPPEWLLDELGIPDDDTLYGFYHGVPLPERSVSSYGNLPDKISVYRGPLEEDFPDRTELRLQIRLTLLHEIGHYFGMDEAELDRLGYR; encoded by the coding sequence TTGCGCCGTGAAGAGTTCCAGATGGTGATGAGGGAGGCGTTGGACGATCTTCCCGAGATGTTCAGGAAGGCGCTGGACAACGTGGCGGTCGTCGTCGAGGATTGGCCGCCCGAATGGCTGCTGGACGAGCTCGGCATCCCCGATGACGACACCCTGTACGGGTTCTATCACGGCGTCCCTCTGCCGGAGCGCTCGGTGTCCTCTTACGGGAACCTCCCGGACAAGATCTCCGTCTACCGGGGGCCCCTCGAAGAGGATTTCCCCGACAGGACGGAGCTCCGTCTTCAGATCCGGCTGACGCTCCTGCACGAAATCGGGCACTATTTCGGGATGGATGAGGCGGAGCTCGACCGGCTCGGCTACCGGTAG
- a CDS encoding HAMP domain-containing protein, which yields MKRFIERFRHSIAFRITGVFLALLLVSTVGVVLTVRYYVQHDLEESTRDSLVGAMGRLESELYQLRNELSLFAELSARSTILQGQAQEMEGASVQVNLVERSRDRGIEIDSYVWGGKNVPSTGILDRAFSGISTVDYAFYGDGPGRMHIIAAAPSGFFGEDRRVSSASISLGREFLRQKRASVGGEVSLVSKGEIVASSSACLECLECLIKILDDPAQWSALESGKSIYMTFDCKPSPQAAVATPIRTFDGKTAAIVIFRSREGERRALYHATLGITGGTLAFSLAMGTAFFLLTSRALRPLTELTRIAGGIMEGRYGETVPVQGKGEVADLAQAFNRMSVSLKDAMGEISEWNRMLENRVEEKTEELEKIHRRMVEVEKLAAMGQLAAGVAHELNNPLSGIMGYSEIALELYRNRPPEQVTPQEIAKMISYFSQIDALSQRCRTIILDMLKFARQHTEEFRDINLSEVVRETLLFLDKQLSHANVKVNTELAGDLPFIRGNGMQLQQVFTNLILNAVQAMPGGGTLDVRTRRNGDAVEAEFVDHGMGIDPKLVHRIFEPFFTTKPVGKGTGLGLSVSYGIVKHHGGEIRVSSDPGKGSTFLVVIPLHPQG from the coding sequence ATGAAACGTTTCATAGAACGATTCCGCCACAGCATCGCGTTCCGGATCACGGGAGTGTTCCTCGCGCTGCTACTCGTGTCGACCGTCGGTGTTGTCCTCACCGTGCGGTACTACGTGCAGCACGACCTTGAGGAATCGACGCGCGACAGCCTGGTCGGCGCCATGGGTCGGCTCGAGTCCGAGCTTTACCAGCTCCGCAACGAGCTTTCGCTGTTCGCCGAGCTCTCCGCCCGTTCCACCATCCTGCAAGGGCAGGCGCAGGAAATGGAAGGCGCTTCCGTACAGGTCAACCTCGTGGAACGGTCCCGGGACCGGGGAATCGAGATCGACTCGTATGTTTGGGGAGGAAAAAACGTCCCTTCGACCGGCATCCTGGACAGGGCGTTTTCGGGAATTTCAACCGTAGACTACGCGTTCTACGGTGACGGTCCCGGCCGCATGCATATCATTGCCGCCGCCCCCTCCGGCTTCTTCGGCGAGGACCGGCGGGTATCGAGCGCATCTATTTCGCTGGGAAGGGAATTCCTTCGCCAGAAAAGGGCGAGCGTCGGCGGGGAAGTTTCGCTTGTCTCCAAAGGGGAGATCGTCGCCTCCTCCTCCGCCTGCCTCGAATGCCTCGAGTGCCTGATAAAGATCCTCGACGACCCCGCGCAGTGGTCCGCCCTGGAGTCCGGGAAATCGATCTATATGACCTTCGATTGCAAGCCATCCCCCCAGGCCGCGGTGGCGACGCCGATCCGGACCTTCGACGGGAAAACGGCCGCCATCGTCATTTTCCGTTCCCGCGAGGGCGAGCGACGCGCCCTTTACCACGCTACGCTCGGCATCACCGGCGGCACGCTGGCGTTCTCGCTCGCCATGGGGACGGCGTTTTTCCTCCTGACTTCGCGCGCCCTTCGTCCCCTGACCGAACTGACCCGGATCGCCGGAGGAATCATGGAAGGCCGTTACGGGGAAACGGTCCCGGTGCAGGGGAAGGGGGAGGTGGCCGACCTTGCGCAGGCCTTCAACCGCATGAGCGTATCGCTCAAGGACGCGATGGGCGAGATCTCGGAATGGAACCGGATGCTGGAGAACCGCGTGGAGGAGAAGACCGAGGAACTGGAGAAAATACACCGGCGGATGGTGGAAGTCGAGAAACTGGCCGCGATGGGCCAGCTTGCCGCGGGCGTCGCTCATGAGCTGAACAACCCCTTGAGCGGCATCATGGGATATTCCGAGATCGCCCTGGAGTTGTACAGGAACCGGCCGCCCGAACAGGTCACGCCGCAGGAAATCGCCAAGATGATCTCCTATTTTTCCCAGATCGACGCGCTGTCCCAGCGGTGCAGGACCATAATCCTCGACATGCTCAAGTTCGCGCGGCAGCACACGGAGGAGTTCCGGGACATCAACCTCAGCGAGGTGGTCCGGGAGACGCTGCTCTTCCTCGACAAGCAGCTTTCCCATGCCAACGTGAAGGTGAACACCGAACTTGCGGGTGACCTGCCCTTCATTCGGGGTAACGGCATGCAGCTGCAGCAGGTCTTCACCAACCTGATCCTGAACGCCGTGCAGGCGATGCCCGGCGGCGGGACGCTGGATGTCCGCACGCGCAGGAACGGCGATGCCGTGGAGGCGGAGTTCGTCGATCACGGGATGGGGATCGATCCGAAACTCGTTCACCGCATCTTCGAGCCGTTTTTCACGACGAAGCCCGTAGGGAAAGGGACGGGCCTGGGGCTTTCCGTCAGCTACGGCATCGTCAAGCATCACGGCGGGGAGATCCGGGTCTCCAGCGATCCGGGCAAGGGATCGACGTTTCTCGTCGTTATCCCCTTGCATCCGCAGGGCTGA